A stretch of Lysinibacillus agricola DNA encodes these proteins:
- a CDS encoding threonine/serine exporter family protein, whose product MVLREVDNEFTIDCLLLAGRIMIESGAETYRVEDTMLRMAHSQNMLDAQCYTTPTGIIFSLGKTQPTRITSISNRVTDLQKIALVNSVSRRLTSHMITLEDAYDELKSIQKTNYFLPTYIQVISAALASGCFLIMFKGGWSDFLFACLAGGLGFLVLLMINDLTKVKFFSEFTASLVVGSIAVFAVKYGHGTEIDKIVISSVMPLVPGILITNAVRDLMAGHFMSGMAKGAEAFLTAFAIGAAIAVTLSF is encoded by the coding sequence ATGGTTTTACGTGAAGTGGATAATGAATTTACGATTGACTGCTTATTGCTTGCGGGACGAATTATGATTGAAAGTGGTGCAGAAACATACCGTGTGGAGGATACAATGCTACGTATGGCACATTCTCAAAATATGCTAGATGCGCAATGTTATACCACACCTACAGGGATCATTTTTTCGTTAGGCAAGACACAGCCAACGAGAATTACATCGATTTCCAACAGGGTAACAGATTTGCAAAAAATAGCCTTGGTAAATTCAGTATCTCGGAGACTCACATCTCACATGATAACATTAGAAGACGCGTATGACGAGTTAAAGTCGATACAAAAAACAAATTATTTTTTACCAACATATATTCAAGTCATATCAGCTGCTCTTGCGAGTGGTTGTTTCCTTATAATGTTTAAGGGGGGATGGTCTGATTTCCTTTTTGCCTGCTTGGCAGGGGGGTTAGGCTTCCTAGTGCTTTTAATGATAAATGACTTAACAAAAGTGAAATTTTTCTCAGAATTTACGGCTTCATTAGTAGTAGGATCGATTGCTGTCTTTGCAGTGAAATATGGGCATGGTACGGAAATAGATAAAATTGTTATTAGCTCCGTTATGCCACTAGTGCCAGGTATTTTGATCACGAATGCAGTTCGGGATTTAATGGCAGGTCATTTTATGTCGGGGATGGCAAAGGGCGCAGAGGCCTTTTTAACAGCTTTTGCAATCGGTGCAGCTATTGCCGTCACTTTATCGTTTTAG
- a CDS encoding GGDEF domain-containing phosphodiesterase: MSHMHKSFTIDEHYLNSLPFPTIVMNQDGQAIILGKLAEQLFGFSTIDIQGHTASFIQENLLRHLSLETFQTILQNDESTYIDQIQMNTYTNEEITTALLAKPFTEQGERFILMMFMLPELMINSVSNSSTLVDLKQGLDSTFMTVTLDHDGFILECNAEFLKTSQWTPKRVIGKTFWQLFPDNEVSEKITNTIWRNLNSGHTWQGEVEKITKTGQSYWVLLTAIPTFNLETNEQQFILIEKDITKSKTIQHQLEKIAYIDTETGLMNAHRLEKVISSMIEEERHFSFVYLSIDKFYTLKELHDQQIDQGLIVEFTNRIKMYFQDSTMARINENDFVVITPLSEWFIQGFLSYLQQHPIYNSSVAVPISISGGITRYPEDQTTFSQLMKASIATITTVREAGGDKIVSLSKATHKALNRKALIEKRLLQALDQKNLKVLYQPQIDVYSRKITAVEALVRWEDEVIGVVSPDELIPIAEETGLINNIGSFMLEKACEQVLTWKKAGLDLKVSINSSVREFRDKNMAQSILETLAKTGCPASLIQIEITEKFALEAEAATFITKQMRKLENEGISFILDDFGTGYGSFRYMQILPIDTLKIDKTFTSSLLKSEKTQKLMNGMVQLGKSMELKVVAEGVETAEQADLLISYGCDAIQGYYISKPIPAEEIEVLLVK, encoded by the coding sequence ATGAGTCATATGCATAAATCATTTACGATTGATGAACATTATTTAAATTCACTTCCTTTTCCTACAATTGTCATGAATCAAGATGGACAAGCTATAATTTTGGGAAAACTTGCTGAACAACTATTTGGTTTTTCAACTATTGATATTCAAGGACATACTGCTTCATTCATTCAAGAAAATCTACTACGACATCTTTCATTAGAAACGTTTCAAACAATTTTACAAAATGATGAAAGCACGTATATAGATCAAATTCAAATGAACACATATACAAATGAAGAAATTACGACAGCACTACTAGCTAAACCATTTACTGAACAAGGAGAGCGTTTCATTCTTATGATGTTTATGCTACCAGAATTAATGATTAATTCTGTTTCAAATAGCAGCACTCTCGTAGATTTAAAACAAGGATTAGACTCGACATTTATGACAGTAACACTTGATCATGATGGATTTATTTTAGAATGTAATGCTGAATTTCTAAAAACGAGTCAATGGACACCAAAACGCGTTATCGGTAAAACGTTTTGGCAGCTGTTCCCTGACAATGAAGTAAGTGAAAAAATCACAAATACTATCTGGCGTAATTTAAACAGTGGCCATACGTGGCAAGGCGAAGTTGAAAAGATTACAAAAACAGGCCAGTCTTATTGGGTACTTCTAACAGCTATCCCTACATTCAATCTTGAAACAAATGAGCAACAATTTATTTTAATCGAAAAAGATATCACGAAGTCAAAGACAATACAACATCAGCTTGAAAAAATCGCTTATATCGATACAGAAACAGGTCTCATGAATGCACATCGTCTTGAAAAAGTGATTTCCAGCATGATTGAGGAAGAAAGACACTTTTCTTTCGTCTACTTAAGTATAGATAAATTTTATACATTAAAAGAGTTACATGATCAGCAAATCGATCAAGGCCTTATAGTGGAATTCACAAATCGTATAAAAATGTATTTCCAAGATAGCACAATGGCACGTATTAACGAAAATGATTTTGTCGTGATTACACCTTTAAGTGAATGGTTTATCCAAGGCTTCTTGTCTTACTTACAACAGCATCCAATTTATAACAGTAGTGTTGCTGTCCCTATTTCTATTAGTGGTGGAATTACACGATACCCTGAGGATCAAACTACATTCTCCCAACTAATGAAGGCATCAATTGCTACTATTACAACTGTTCGTGAAGCAGGTGGCGATAAAATCGTCTCCCTATCAAAAGCAACACATAAGGCATTAAATCGAAAAGCTTTAATTGAAAAACGTTTACTTCAAGCTCTTGACCAAAAAAATCTAAAAGTCCTCTATCAGCCGCAGATTGATGTTTATTCACGTAAAATCACAGCTGTAGAAGCATTAGTTCGTTGGGAAGATGAAGTAATAGGCGTTGTCTCACCAGATGAGCTCATTCCAATTGCTGAGGAAACGGGTCTTATTAATAATATTGGTTCCTTTATGTTAGAAAAGGCTTGTGAACAGGTACTAACCTGGAAAAAAGCTGGTCTTGATTTAAAAGTATCCATTAACTCATCTGTACGCGAATTCCGTGATAAAAACATGGCACAGTCCATTCTTGAAACGTTAGCGAAAACTGGCTGTCCTGCAAGTCTTATTCAAATCGAAATTACAGAGAAATTTGCCCTAGAAGCAGAGGCTGCTACCTTCATTACCAAGCAAATGCGTAAACTTGAAAATGAAGGCATCTCCTTTATACTAGATGATTTCGGTACCGGGTATGGCTCATTTAGATATATGCAAATTTTACCAATAGATACATTAAAAATCGATAAAACATTTACAAGTTCTTTATTAAAATCTGAGAAGACCCAAAAGCTCATGAACGGCATGGTGCAACTCGGAAAATCTATGGAACTTAAAGTTGTCGCAGAAGGTGTCGAAACGGCTGAACAAGCAGATCTTTTGATTTCTTATGGCTGTGATGCGATTCAAGGTTACTATATTAGTAAACCAATTCCTGCTGAAGAAATTGAAGTATTACTTGTTAAATAG
- a CDS encoding WxL domain-containing protein, producing the protein MKKIDLKMLGITAMVTGCVLAGSTSAFAAEPKFYDSNAVIKFKANEDGTTDPEKPVDPTDPGKEVDPVDPTKPGEKPDPGTKGPLSIDFASSLIFGEQDITSVEKTYTVKPQKFNNRNPEDGPNYVQVTDNRGTHKGWTLTLTQMGQFKTEAGQELKGAAISFDNGHVVTTVEEGALHPIGPEKFTLQIAEDGTGVAQNIMVAGDGKGAGTYLHVYGDNSKAAESITLTVPGKTTKYAANYSTKLKWTLSDVPVGNEGDE; encoded by the coding sequence ATGAAGAAAATCGATTTGAAAATGTTAGGTATTACAGCTATGGTAACAGGCTGCGTACTCGCAGGAAGCACATCTGCCTTTGCAGCAGAACCTAAATTTTATGATTCTAATGCAGTTATTAAATTCAAAGCTAATGAAGATGGGACAACAGATCCAGAAAAACCAGTTGATCCAACAGATCCAGGGAAAGAAGTAGATCCGGTAGATCCAACAAAACCAGGTGAAAAGCCAGATCCAGGAACAAAGGGTCCATTAAGTATTGACTTTGCATCTAGTTTGATCTTTGGTGAGCAAGATATTACATCTGTAGAAAAAACTTACACTGTAAAACCACAAAAGTTTAACAATCGCAACCCTGAAGATGGTCCAAACTATGTCCAAGTGACAGATAACCGTGGAACACATAAAGGTTGGACATTAACGCTAACGCAAATGGGTCAATTTAAGACCGAAGCTGGTCAAGAGTTAAAAGGAGCTGCAATTAGTTTTGACAATGGTCATGTAGTAACAACTGTTGAAGAAGGAGCACTTCACCCAATTGGACCCGAAAAATTTACTTTGCAAATTGCCGAAGATGGAACTGGCGTAGCTCAAAATATAATGGTTGCTGGTGATGGAAAAGGTGCAGGTACTTACCTTCATGTATATGGTGATAACAGCAAAGCTGCAGAAAGTATCACACTGACTGTACCTGGTAAAACAACAAAATATGCTGCCAACTATTCTACAAAATTAAAATGGACATTATCAGACGTACCAGTTGGTAATGAAGGTGATGAATAA
- a CDS encoding polysaccharide deacetylase family protein: protein MPERRKRRGPMIDFLLIGLIITLTTIILFIILSKDDFKFQKISASKETDSDSITSKLSTESSAFPGIRIVSDVSNDERTPFAIHYPETDNKAFNDAVLQYIKDSKENYLSSMKENKDKEAMGELNISLETFPYQKHYYSFVLTKTLYTGGANPEVSTKTFFINNETGELISIETLLNNDDNNLSALATHVRNDLQKNLQLKDELITSTEPKWSNFNRFAIVDDSLQFYFDEYEIASGAAGPPIVKLPLSLINPLLASDFQIAMEKPTKPTNTGDPNTKRIALTFDDGPHPKVTEQILNILDKYHAKATFFMLGSRVQYYPDIARDVLARGHEIGNHTWNHPVLTKLSQEQSLQQYTSTVAEIEKAINQAPTVFRPPYGATNETINAQIPIPVVLWTIDTLDWKHRNAQQLLPNIKNNLHNNAIVLMHDIHQSTADGLDAVLAYLQGQGYEFVTVSEILPYRQK from the coding sequence ATGCCGGAACGCAGAAAAAGACGCGGCCCAATGATTGATTTCCTATTAATTGGCCTCATCATTACATTAACAACTATTATTTTATTTATTATCCTATCAAAGGATGACTTTAAGTTTCAAAAAATCAGTGCCTCAAAAGAGACAGATTCAGATTCAATAACGAGCAAACTATCCACAGAAAGCTCTGCGTTTCCAGGTATTCGTATTGTAAGCGATGTTTCTAATGATGAACGAACACCTTTTGCTATTCACTATCCGGAAACAGATAACAAAGCTTTTAACGATGCTGTATTACAGTACATAAAGGATTCAAAAGAAAACTATCTGTCATCTATGAAAGAAAATAAAGATAAAGAGGCAATGGGTGAGCTTAATATTAGTTTGGAAACTTTCCCATACCAGAAGCACTACTATTCCTTTGTGCTAACAAAAACGTTGTATACAGGTGGAGCCAATCCCGAGGTTTCAACAAAAACATTCTTCATTAATAATGAAACTGGTGAATTAATTTCCATTGAAACTTTGTTGAATAACGACGACAACAACTTATCGGCATTAGCTACTCATGTACGTAATGACTTACAGAAAAACCTTCAGTTAAAGGATGAGCTAATAACGTCAACTGAACCGAAGTGGTCTAACTTCAATCGCTTTGCTATCGTTGATGATTCGTTACAATTCTATTTTGATGAGTATGAGATTGCTAGTGGAGCAGCTGGTCCACCAATTGTGAAGCTTCCCCTTTCACTTATTAATCCGTTGTTAGCCTCTGATTTTCAAATTGCCATGGAAAAGCCGACGAAGCCAACTAATACAGGTGACCCAAATACAAAGCGTATTGCCTTAACTTTTGATGATGGCCCACATCCAAAGGTTACAGAACAAATTTTAAATATTCTCGATAAATATCATGCAAAAGCTACCTTCTTTATGCTTGGTAGTCGTGTACAATATTACCCTGATATTGCTAGAGACGTACTTGCACGTGGACATGAAATAGGTAATCATACATGGAACCATCCTGTATTAACGAAACTGTCACAAGAGCAATCACTGCAGCAATACACATCAACCGTTGCGGAGATAGAGAAAGCAATTAATCAAGCTCCAACTGTATTTAGACCACCATATGGAGCAACAAACGAAACTATTAACGCTCAAATTCCAATTCCTGTAGTCTTATGGACGATCGATACATTGGACTGGAAGCATCGCAATGCTCAACAGTTACTACCTAATATCAAAAATAATCTACACAATAATGCCATCGTCTTAATGCATGATATTCATCAATCAACTGCAGATGGACTTGATGCCGTGCTTGCTTATTTACAAGGGCAGGGCTATGAATTCGTTACAGTATCAGAAATTCTTCCATATCGTCAAAAATAA
- a CDS encoding ABC transporter ATP-binding protein, translated as MKEIFSYVKPYKWTAFIALCLMLLELFVELAQPLIMAKIIDDGVRAQNQGMILQWGAVLLALSFVAFIAGVVNSYFSSHTAQSFSYDLRNALFEKIQSFTLATYQKFSTASLITRLTNDVTQVQTVLFMSLRIMLRAPLAVIGSIVMAFVVNAKLALFLVIGAPIIFIFLIFMVAKGVSYFGRVQKRVDRLNRVLQENLQAIRLVKAYLRGAYEASRFDEVASRLKIDTVKALRIMEYIMPVLLFIMNMSLLAVLWFGTKQIASGATPLGDIVAIVNYAMRMTGSFSMFAFIIIFYARAKASAERMAEVLSIENETELMSSSEKTSNGKNFGELAFDHVSFTYPGGDSPVLSDVSFQVKSGEKLAIMGATGAGKSTLLQLIPRFYDVTEGKIVVEGKDAQQWDLQELREVIGYVPQQSLLFTGSIADNVRWGDTEAEMDAVLQSTMQAQIHASVEDFPNGYETRVGQKGVNLSGGQKQRLSIARALLRKGHLLMLDDSTSALDVKTEQALWEALSEEQATMLVVTQKIRTAKGADRILLIDAGKVVAYGTHEELLQTSMLYKKIAISQQEVEE; from the coding sequence GTGAAAGAAATTTTTTCCTATGTAAAGCCTTATAAATGGACTGCATTTATTGCGTTATGTTTAATGCTGTTGGAATTGTTTGTTGAGCTTGCTCAGCCACTTATAATGGCTAAAATTATAGATGATGGAGTGCGAGCTCAAAACCAAGGGATGATTTTGCAATGGGGTGCTGTCTTACTAGCATTATCCTTCGTTGCCTTTATAGCTGGTGTCGTTAATTCATATTTTTCATCGCATACAGCACAGAGCTTTTCCTATGATTTACGAAATGCATTGTTTGAAAAAATACAATCCTTTACATTAGCTACTTATCAAAAGTTCTCAACGGCTTCCCTGATTACAAGGTTAACGAATGATGTGACACAAGTACAGACGGTGCTGTTTATGAGTTTGCGTATTATGCTTCGTGCACCACTTGCTGTTATTGGTAGCATTGTCATGGCCTTTGTTGTGAATGCAAAGCTAGCGTTGTTTTTAGTTATTGGCGCACCGATTATTTTCATTTTTCTTATTTTTATGGTGGCAAAAGGTGTGTCTTATTTTGGACGTGTGCAAAAGAGAGTAGATCGTTTGAATCGTGTGCTACAAGAAAATTTACAGGCAATCCGATTAGTAAAGGCTTATTTACGTGGAGCTTATGAAGCATCTCGTTTTGATGAAGTGGCCTCACGCTTAAAAATAGATACTGTAAAGGCTCTACGCATAATGGAGTATATTATGCCTGTACTGTTATTCATCATGAATATGAGTTTACTCGCAGTACTATGGTTTGGGACGAAGCAAATAGCTTCAGGTGCAACACCACTTGGAGATATTGTTGCAATTGTCAATTATGCAATGCGTATGACAGGCTCGTTTTCGATGTTTGCCTTTATTATTATTTTTTATGCCCGTGCAAAGGCTTCAGCAGAGCGTATGGCAGAAGTACTTTCTATTGAAAACGAGACTGAGCTTATGTCGTCTTCAGAGAAAACATCGAATGGCAAGAACTTTGGAGAATTAGCTTTTGATCATGTGAGCTTTACTTATCCTGGGGGAGACTCACCTGTACTATCCGATGTAAGCTTTCAAGTGAAATCTGGTGAAAAGCTAGCCATTATGGGGGCAACGGGTGCAGGGAAATCTACGTTGTTACAGCTTATTCCTCGTTTCTATGATGTCACGGAAGGCAAAATAGTAGTAGAAGGGAAAGACGCGCAACAGTGGGATTTACAAGAATTGCGTGAAGTTATTGGCTATGTCCCGCAACAATCCTTATTATTTACAGGAAGCATTGCTGATAATGTACGTTGGGGTGATACAGAGGCTGAAATGGATGCAGTGCTACAGTCTACAATGCAAGCGCAAATCCATGCTTCTGTGGAGGATTTTCCGAACGGTTACGAGACTAGAGTCGGCCAGAAGGGTGTCAATCTTTCTGGTGGTCAAAAACAAAGATTATCGATTGCAAGAGCGTTATTAAGAAAAGGGCATCTATTAATGCTCGATGATAGTACAAGTGCGCTTGATGTGAAAACGGAGCAAGCATTATGGGAGGCATTGAGTGAAGAACAAGCAACCATGCTAGTGGTCACTCAAAAAATTCGGACAGCTAAAGGTGCAGATCGAATCTTACTCATTGATGCCGGAAAAGTGGTCGCATATGGGACACATGAAGAGCTTTTGCAAACTTCAATGCTCTATAAAAAAATCGCAATCTCCCAACAGGAGGTGGAGGAATGA
- a CDS encoding threonine/serine exporter family protein, whose translation MDYIIQLIVSFFATAGIAIIFNVPRKTLIYCGFVGVVGWMIYFVLTEQGLDIVNASFFSAFVIAIVAHLYARRFKMPMIIFIVGGIIPLVPGGMAYNAMRNVVEDDYIQGLQYGLKAFLITGAIVMGLVFAEVLIQLIFRSVRTSKATFQKVYKK comes from the coding sequence ATGGACTATATCATACAATTGATTGTTAGCTTTTTTGCGACTGCTGGTATCGCAATTATTTTTAATGTACCTAGAAAAACCTTAATTTATTGTGGTTTTGTTGGGGTAGTAGGCTGGATGATTTATTTCGTCCTAACAGAACAAGGCCTGGATATTGTGAATGCCTCATTTTTTAGCGCATTTGTAATTGCTATTGTTGCACATTTGTATGCTCGACGCTTTAAAATGCCGATGATTATCTTTATTGTTGGCGGTATTATCCCGTTAGTTCCGGGAGGCATGGCTTATAATGCAATGAGAAATGTTGTTGAGGATGATTATATACAAGGGCTACAGTATGGATTAAAGGCATTTTTAATTACAGGTGCAATCGTTATGGGGCTTGTGTTTGCAGAGGTGCTTATACAGCTTATTTTCCGTTCTGTCCGTACTAGTAAGGCGACATTCCAAAAGGTTTACAAGAAATAA
- a CDS encoding ABC transporter ATP-binding protein produces the protein MGFFQKPFGYEPILTKEDVKQTVKKKKGPRATDWKSTLLRLWKIVDEQRALLIIVLLLVLVSSILALLGPYLIGKMIDMYVMHGELTGLGKGIMLLIGIYALLAISLFLQNYWMIGIAQQTIYRLRTSVFAYFQRLPIAFFDRRQHGELMSRMTNDIEAVSSTLNSSFIQVFSSVLTLTGTVIIMLSLSPLLTVLTMTIIPIMFWAMRWITRRTAPLFKEQQAAIGALNGMIEETISGQRIVKAFSQEERMKEEFREKSVRLKRTGFWAQTYSGYIPKVMNFLNNMSFTIVAGIGGILALYGHVSIGVIVIFTEYARQFTRPLNDLANQFNTVLSAIAGAERVFALLDEQPEKEATSAHKHKLLGQVSFQHVYFKYEQEEEAYTLKDVNFKVEPGQTVALVGATGAGKTTILQLIARFYEVSKGEVLFDGVNVQQIERQALRSQMAFVLQDPFLFEASVRENIRYGRLDASDEEIEEAAKRANAHDFIMKLKDGYDTVLAADGSEISQGQKQLLSIARALIADPKILLLDEATSSIDTVTELAIQEALDMLMQGRTSFVIAHRLNTVHNADIVLVMHKGELVEAGPQQKLIESGGIYAQMLQSSSHHLDE, from the coding sequence ATGGGGTTTTTCCAAAAACCTTTTGGTTATGAGCCGATTTTGACGAAAGAGGATGTGAAGCAGACTGTTAAGAAAAAGAAGGGTCCTCGTGCGACAGATTGGAAAAGTACACTGTTACGTTTATGGAAAATTGTTGATGAACAACGTGCACTTTTAATTATTGTACTGTTACTTGTCCTGGTGAGCTCAATTTTGGCTCTTCTTGGGCCATATTTAATCGGTAAAATGATTGATATGTACGTGATGCATGGAGAGCTTACAGGACTAGGTAAGGGAATTATGCTGTTAATCGGCATTTATGCTCTATTAGCCATATCATTATTTTTACAAAACTATTGGATGATCGGTATTGCTCAGCAAACCATTTATAGATTACGAACGAGTGTATTTGCCTATTTCCAAAGACTGCCGATAGCCTTTTTTGATCGTCGTCAGCATGGAGAATTAATGAGTCGGATGACGAATGATATTGAAGCAGTGAGCTCAACATTAAATAGCTCCTTTATTCAAGTGTTTTCTAGTGTATTAACGCTTACGGGAACAGTGATCATCATGCTAAGTTTAAGTCCTTTACTAACGGTATTAACGATGACGATTATACCAATCATGTTTTGGGCAATGCGTTGGATCACACGGAGAACAGCACCATTATTTAAAGAGCAGCAAGCGGCCATAGGAGCTCTTAATGGCATGATTGAAGAAACAATTTCGGGCCAGCGAATTGTGAAGGCTTTCTCACAAGAGGAACGAATGAAAGAGGAGTTTCGCGAAAAAAGTGTACGATTAAAAAGAACTGGCTTCTGGGCACAGACATACTCTGGATATATTCCAAAGGTCATGAACTTTTTAAACAATATGAGCTTTACAATTGTGGCTGGTATTGGCGGTATACTTGCTCTTTATGGTCATGTGTCAATCGGAGTAATTGTTATTTTTACAGAATACGCAAGACAATTTACACGACCATTAAATGATTTGGCCAATCAATTTAATACGGTGCTGTCAGCGATTGCTGGTGCTGAACGCGTATTTGCATTACTGGATGAACAACCAGAAAAGGAAGCAACTTCAGCGCACAAGCATAAACTATTAGGACAGGTGAGCTTTCAACATGTGTACTTTAAATATGAGCAAGAAGAGGAAGCATATACTTTAAAGGACGTTAATTTTAAAGTAGAGCCTGGACAAACGGTAGCTCTTGTTGGAGCAACTGGAGCAGGAAAAACAACCATCTTACAGCTTATTGCAAGATTTTATGAGGTATCAAAGGGTGAGGTTTTATTTGATGGTGTGAACGTTCAGCAAATAGAACGACAAGCATTGCGTTCACAAATGGCCTTTGTGTTACAGGATCCGTTTTTATTTGAAGCGTCTGTACGAGAAAATATCCGTTATGGTCGATTAGATGCTAGTGATGAAGAGATAGAAGAAGCGGCAAAGCGTGCAAATGCACATGACTTTATCATGAAGCTAAAGGATGGCTATGACACAGTACTCGCGGCAGATGGTAGTGAAATTTCACAAGGTCAAAAGCAGTTGCTGTCAATTGCACGAGCATTGATTGCCGACCCGAAAATTTTGTTGTTGGATGAGGCGACAAGCAGCATTGATACTGTTACGGAGCTTGCGATTCAAGAGGCTCTTGACATGTTAATGCAGGGACGCACAAGCTTTGTGATTGCTCACCGCTTAAATACAGTGCACAATGCCGATATTGTGCTTGTTATGCACAAGGGTGAGTTAGTCGAAGCGGGACCTCAACAAAAGTTAATTGAATCTGGTGGCATTTATGCGCAGATGTTACAATCTTCATCCCATCATCTTGATGAGTAA
- a CDS encoding WxL domain-containing protein — MAISPLFTLANGKGDVFESKGAVEFIPNTDPQGPVDPTDPDPINPVNPIDPDPRNPVNPIDPDPRNPVNPIDPDPRNPVNSTDPDPGNLVKPVDSINSQGPNIGTGGSPLSLDYVSNLDFGISEIANTKKGVTYYANAQELHTSEGSKYVPNYVQISDYRGTNSGWTLTIKQEGQFSNASAQHKELTGSQIQFVDPIVKGKSDASPPIYAEVITLDPNGAESLVMAAKPLAGAGLWVESWGAVEEMTGDLGQKIQKIKAISFTIPGETQTDTVTYSTKLTWKLSDIPSN; from the coding sequence ATGGCCATTTCGCCACTATTTACTTTAGCAAATGGCAAAGGTGATGTTTTTGAATCGAAGGGAGCAGTGGAATTTATTCCGAATACAGATCCACAAGGTCCGGTAGATCCAACTGATCCAGACCCAATAAATCCAGTGAATCCAATTGATCCAGATCCAAGGAATCCAGTGAACCCAATTGATCCAGATCCAAGGAATCCAGTGAATCCAATTGATCCAGATCCAAGGAATCCAGTGAATTCAACTGATCCAGATCCAGGGAATCTAGTAAAACCAGTAGATTCGATAAATTCGCAAGGTCCGAATATTGGAACTGGCGGCAGTCCCTTAAGCTTGGACTATGTGTCAAACCTTGATTTTGGTATTAGTGAAATTGCTAATACGAAGAAAGGTGTGACGTACTATGCCAATGCACAGGAACTACATACTAGTGAGGGAAGTAAATATGTTCCGAACTATGTTCAAATTTCAGATTATCGTGGAACAAATTCGGGGTGGACGTTGACGATTAAACAAGAGGGGCAATTTTCTAATGCCAGCGCACAGCATAAGGAATTAACAGGTTCGCAAATCCAATTTGTTGACCCAATTGTTAAAGGTAAATCAGACGCGTCACCACCAATATATGCTGAGGTAATTACGTTAGATCCGAATGGAGCGGAGTCGCTTGTAATGGCCGCGAAGCCGCTAGCGGGGGCTGGACTTTGGGTGGAAAGTTGGGGAGCAGTTGAGGAGATGACTGGTGATTTAGGTCAGAAAATTCAAAAAATAAAAGCGATCTCCTTTACTATTCCGGGAGAAACGCAAACAGATACTGTTACATACAGTACAAAATTAACTTGGAAGTTATCAGATATTCCGAGTAACTAA
- a CDS encoding GNAT family N-acetyltransferase: protein MEISVITVSFPLDGETLNELKLLCEEATLNDYRVYETIMNIPMASSFDSKGFMVLAYDDDKDVLVGAASAIDLMGLHTYEWSLVVTPLYRQKGIGTALVGGLQVGLDERGAEGQLAVVIDGSPFGHTFIEKRGYTYSFSEATLETRAEQVELRNEIEISPYAGEQAELMTIYSEAFGDLPEESKELIAFNTSANGRKLWIARKDGEVVGTVTTVEENEVQWVTALAVLPTCEGQGIGTALLTFSKDFASKNGAKYVMLDVEIENSKALSVYEKAGFMKAQQIDYFVKN, encoded by the coding sequence ATGGAGATTTCAGTGATTACAGTGTCCTTCCCGTTAGATGGGGAAACCTTAAATGAATTAAAATTATTATGTGAAGAAGCAACTTTAAACGATTACCGTGTATATGAAACGATTATGAATATACCAATGGCAAGCTCCTTTGACTCAAAAGGTTTTATGGTGCTTGCGTATGACGATGACAAGGATGTATTAGTCGGTGCAGCAAGTGCAATTGATTTAATGGGGTTGCATACATATGAATGGTCGCTAGTAGTTACACCGTTATATCGTCAAAAGGGAATTGGAACCGCTTTAGTCGGGGGGCTACAAGTGGGACTAGACGAACGAGGTGCAGAAGGTCAATTGGCAGTAGTCATTGATGGATCACCTTTTGGACATACATTTATTGAAAAAAGAGGCTATACATATAGCTTCTCAGAGGCGACGCTAGAAACAAGAGCGGAGCAAGTCGAATTACGAAATGAAATTGAGATTTCTCCATATGCTGGGGAGCAGGCAGAGTTAATGACTATTTATAGTGAGGCATTTGGAGATTTACCAGAAGAATCCAAGGAGCTAATTGCCTTTAACACGTCAGCGAATGGACGAAAGCTTTGGATAGCACGTAAAGACGGTGAAGTAGTCGGTACTGTAACGACAGTTGAAGAAAATGAAGTTCAATGGGTGACGGCACTTGCTGTTCTTCCGACTTGTGAAGGACAAGGTATCGGTACAGCTTTACTGACATTTTCAAAGGATTTTGCAAGTAAAAATGGTGCGAAATATGTCATGCTTGATGTAGAAATCGAAAATAGTAAGGCGCTTTCTGTTTATGAGAAGGCCGGCTTTATGAAGGCTCAGCAAATAGACTACTTCGTGAAAAACTAA